One genomic window of Terriglobia bacterium includes the following:
- the tssK gene encoding type VI secretion system baseplate subunit TssK yields MKRLQPVIWSKGTFLTPQHLQIQDRFIESTLQFYLQSLVFQPWGFHELSVDQEALANGSFHISRASGIVADGLLFDIPDSDPAPPPRDIVDCFEVDKDTLDLFLAIPPYREKGMNVSAPQAHGDTRYRAEYTLMRDENTGLSEKPVQVARKNFRILTREELREGNSALRVATVRRTPAGTYGLDPVFVPPLLDFAANPYLFSVVRRVIEILSAKSSQLSGLRRQKNQSLADFTAADIANFWLLYTINSSFPLLNHLFAAKTGHPERLFTTLLELAGALTTFSTVIHPRDLPTYDHDNLSFCFSDLDEKLRILLETVVPSNFVSLPLKLIKTSIYGASINDDKYLNNTKMYLAINAEVSQPELVTRAPQLIKVCSADHIEHLVRQALPGLSLTHVAVPPSSIPMKLNYQYFSLGQGGLAWEA; encoded by the coding sequence ATGAAGCGGCTTCAGCCTGTAATCTGGTCCAAAGGCACCTTTCTCACGCCTCAGCACCTCCAGATCCAGGACCGCTTTATCGAAAGTACGCTGCAGTTTTATCTGCAGTCGCTGGTCTTTCAGCCTTGGGGATTTCACGAATTGAGCGTGGATCAGGAGGCCCTTGCGAACGGCAGCTTCCACATCAGCCGCGCCAGCGGCATCGTTGCCGACGGACTACTCTTCGATATTCCCGATTCCGATCCGGCGCCTCCGCCGCGCGATATTGTCGATTGCTTCGAAGTAGACAAAGACACCTTGGATTTGTTTCTTGCCATTCCTCCTTACCGCGAGAAAGGGATGAATGTTTCGGCCCCGCAGGCCCACGGCGACACCCGGTATCGGGCCGAGTACACCCTCATGCGCGACGAAAATACCGGACTCTCCGAGAAGCCGGTTCAAGTCGCGCGCAAAAACTTTCGCATCCTGACGCGGGAAGAGCTGCGTGAAGGAAATTCAGCGCTGCGCGTCGCCACTGTTCGCCGCACGCCCGCCGGGACCTACGGCCTCGATCCCGTGTTCGTCCCTCCGCTGCTCGATTTTGCCGCCAATCCCTATCTCTTCTCCGTGGTGCGGCGCGTCATCGAGATTCTCTCCGCCAAAAGCAGCCAGCTATCCGGGTTGCGCCGTCAAAAGAATCAGAGCCTCGCGGACTTCACCGCAGCGGATATCGCGAATTTTTGGCTGCTCTATACCATCAATTCGTCTTTCCCTCTGCTGAATCATCTCTTCGCCGCCAAGACCGGCCACCCCGAACGGCTCTTCACCACCCTGCTCGAGCTAGCCGGCGCCCTCACCACTTTTTCGACGGTCATCCATCCTCGCGATCTCCCCACCTACGATCACGATAATCTGTCGTTCTGCTTCTCCGACCTGGATGAAAAGCTGCGCATTCTGCTGGAAACCGTGGTCCCCAGTAACTTTGTCTCGCTGCCTTTGAAGCTCATTAAGACTTCCATCTACGGTGCCTCTATTAACGATGATAAGTACCTGAACAACACAAAGATGTATCTCGCCATCAATGCCGAGGTAAGTCAGCCCGAGTTAGTAACCCGGGCGCCGCAATTGATCAAAGTATGTTCTGCCGATCACATCGAGCATCTCGTACGGCAGGCGCTTCCCGGACTTAGCCTGACCCACGTCGCTGTTCCACCCAGCTCCATTCCAATGAAGCTGAATTATCAATACTTCAGCCTCGGGCAAGGCGGACTGGCCTGGGAAGCAA
- a CDS encoding Twin-arginine translocation pathway signal — MAETKERLSGLSSETLALAGLSDDAICVLSEYSTPMANVEKLSSVGLFPDAIKYLAHSLEGRSCIVWSLSCARRLQANATPVEQNALLAVEKWLAEPTDAHRRAAQAAAEEARLSSAAGCIAIAVFFSEGSIAPPEVVAVPAPPRIAQKIAAAGIILAVVEDPEKASDRYRSCVQLGLQATT, encoded by the coding sequence ATGGCGGAAACGAAAGAACGGTTGAGCGGTCTTTCCTCTGAGACGCTGGCATTAGCCGGATTAAGCGACGACGCAATATGCGTTTTGAGCGAATACTCCACGCCCATGGCTAATGTTGAAAAGCTGTCGAGTGTTGGCCTTTTCCCGGATGCCATCAAGTACTTGGCGCATTCCCTCGAAGGCCGGTCTTGTATTGTCTGGTCGCTTTCCTGCGCGCGCCGGCTTCAGGCGAATGCAACCCCGGTGGAGCAGAACGCGTTGCTGGCGGTGGAGAAATGGCTGGCCGAACCGACCGACGCCCATCGCCGCGCCGCTCAGGCTGCCGCCGAAGAGGCGCGGCTCTCCAGCGCCGCCGGCTGCATTGCCATAGCTGTCTTCTTCTCGGAAGGCAGCATCGCTCCGCCTGAAGTTGTCGCCGTTCCGGCTCCGCCGCGGATCGCGCAAAAAATCGCGGCTGCCGGCATTATCCTCGCCGTGGTGGAAGACCCCGAAAAGGCGTCCGACCGTTATCGGAGCTGTGTGCAGCTTGGGCTCCAAGCTACAACCTGA